A window of Candidatus Krumholzibacteriia bacterium genomic DNA:
AATTACCCGTCAGCGTAGCGCGAACCGGGTCTTGTTGTGAAGACGTGAGTCCATCGGGGCTGGTCGGCCGGCGAGTCGCTCTGGTACGCTCCCGGAACCGGCCGCATCCTTCGCACGCACCGAGGAGAGCCCGTGTCCTTTGTTCGCGCCGCTGCTGTTCACCTGTTCTTCGTCGTCTTCCTCGTGCCACGGCCTGCCGTGGCCGCGACCGAGGCCGATCTGATCCCGCGCGTGTGGAACGATGCACCGGTCCGGATCGAGGTCGACGGCCAGGCCGATGTCGAGCGCATCGAAGCGCTCGTTCCCGGTCGTTCCCCACTCGCATTCGATCGACCCGTGGGCGACACCGTGCGTCTGCGCGTCACCGAGACCGAGTTCGAGCGGCTGCGCGAGGCCGGTTTCGAGCCCGTGCGCGTGGAGGACCGCGAACGCGCCGGGCGGACCGAGGCCGAGCGAGTCTGGGCGTCACGCGCGGGCGCCGCGAAGCGCGTGCTCTCGTTCCCGTTGCAGACCTATCCGACCCACAGCGAGATCGGGGACTTCTTCGCCGATCTCGAGGCACAGTACCCCGACCTCGTACGGGCCTACACGTGGGGTCGTTCTGTCGATGGCCGCGAGTTGTGGGGGCTGGTGATCAGCGACCACCCCGACTCGAACGAGGCGGAGCCGGAGGTCCGGCTGGCCTCGGGTATCCACGGTGACGAGACCGTACAGATGGTGAATCTGCTGAACCTCGCCCATGAGCTGGTGACCAGCTACGGGCAGCCCCGCTCGGCGCGGCTCGACGCCATCGTCGAGGGTACGGAACTGCACATCCAGCCGTTGTTCAACCCCGACGGCTACGTGCGTGGGATCCGGACCAACGCCAACTGGGTGGACCTGAACCGGAACTTCCCGGAGCCGGCGGGGACGCATTCCGGGCAGCAACCCGAGGTCGCCGACTTCATCCAATACGGCCTGTCGAAGCAGTTCGTGATCAGTCTGATGGGCCACGGCGGGGCGCTCGTGGTGAACTACCCGTGGGACTACACCTACACCCGGGCTCCCGACGACGCGGCCCTGATCGAGTTGAGTCTGGAGTACTCGACCCGCAATCTGCCCATGTACAACGGCGCCTTCTCCCAGGGGATCACCAACGGTGCCGACTGGTACGTGATCACCGGCTCGTTGCAGGACTGGAGCTACGACCAGACCGATTGCATCGACCTCACCCTCGAGGTCTCGAACACCAAGTGGCCGAGCAGCAGCACATTGCTCGACTACTGGGAC
This region includes:
- a CDS encoding M14 family zinc carboxypeptidase → MSFVRAAAVHLFFVVFLVPRPAVAATEADLIPRVWNDAPVRIEVDGQADVERIEALVPGRSPLAFDRPVGDTVRLRVTETEFERLREAGFEPVRVEDRERAGRTEAERVWASRAGAAKRVLSFPLQTYPTHSEIGDFFADLEAQYPDLVRAYTWGRSVDGRELWGLVISDHPDSNEAEPEVRLASGIHGDETVQMVNLLNLAHELVTSYGQPRSARLDAIVEGTELHIQPLFNPDGYVRGIRTNANWVDLNRNFPEPAGTHSGQQPEVADFIQYGLSKQFVISLMGHGGALVVNYPWDYTYTRAPDDAALIELSLEYSTRNLPMYNGAFSQGITNGADWYVITGSLQDWSYDQTDCIDLTLEVSNTKWPSSSTLLDYWDDNRESLLAFVESARAGIHGEVTNAITGEPVDAVISVDGIDKPVSTDPERGDFYKLLADGTYTVRVDAAGYEPRTFFSVFNSWGAENRLDVALTPVSTAAPSTRVAASIDRVAPNPFNPRTQIEFGLAEPGPASLVVLDARGRRVRTLVDASLPAGEHAAVWNGDDDTGATVGAGVYYLRLTAAGTTRSARVTLVP